Below is a window of Escherichia coli DSM 30083 = JCM 1649 = ATCC 11775 DNA.
GGTTGCGTGGAAGCGATTGCTTCTGGTCGCGGCATTGCAACGGCAGCGCAGGGGGAGTTGGCTGGTGCGAATGCGAAAACTATTTTCACGCGCGCCGGGCAGGGTGATGAGCAGGCGCAGCAACTGATTCACCGCTCCGCACGTACGCTTGCAAGGCTGATCGCTGATATTAAAGCCACAACTGATTGCCAGTGCGTGGTGGTCGGTGGCAGCGTTGGTCTGGCAGAAGGGTATCTGGCGCTGGTGGAAACGTATCTGGCGCAGGAGCCAGCGGCATTTCATGTTGATTTACTGGCGGCGCACTACCGCCACGATGCAGGTTTACTTGGGGCTGCGCTGTTGGCCCAGGGAGAAATATTATGATGATGGGTGAAGTACAGTCATTACCGTCTGCCGGATTACATCCTGCGTTACAGGACGCGTTAACGTTGGCATTAGCTGCCAGACCGCAAGAAAAAGCGCCTGGCCGTTACGAATTACAGGGCGACAATATCTTTATGAATGTCATGACATTTAATACTCAATCGCCTGTTGAGAAAAAAGCCGAATTGCACGAACAATACATTGATATCCAGCTGTTATTAAACGGTGAGGAACGGATTCTGTTTGGCATGGCAGGCACTGCGCGTCAGTGTGAAGAGT
It encodes the following:
- the nanQ gene encoding N-acetylneuraminate anomerase, whose translation is MMMGEVQSLPSAGLHPALQDALTLALAARPQEKAPGRYELQGDNIFMNVMTFNTQSPVEKKAELHEQYIDIQLLLNGEERILFGMAGTARQCEEFHHEDDYQLCSAIENEQAIILKPGMFAVFMPGEPHKPGCVVGEPGEIKKVVVKIKADLMA